A genomic segment from Methanolobus zinderi encodes:
- a CDS encoding phosphoribosyltransferase: MVVFKDRTDAGKRLAEELEEYAGRDDVILLALPRGGVPVAFEVAKELDLELDVFIVRKLGVPGYEELAMGAISSGGVKVMNMSVVDSLQISGEDIDSVVEAERKELERREELYRKGKAKLDVTGRTAILIDDGLATGATMKAAVQALRAQKPENIVVAVPTASKEACEEFAADVDKTVCLTTPEPFYGVGAWYEDFAQTSDREVCDLLKKAEDMNR, encoded by the coding sequence ATGGTAGTTTTTAAGGACCGAACAGATGCCGGCAAACGGCTTGCAGAGGAACTGGAAGAATACGCCGGACGCGATGATGTTATTTTACTTGCCCTTCCAAGGGGAGGCGTACCTGTAGCTTTTGAAGTTGCGAAGGAACTTGACCTTGAACTTGACGTTTTCATTGTAAGGAAACTTGGTGTGCCCGGATATGAGGAACTTGCCATGGGAGCAATTTCAAGTGGTGGTGTTAAGGTCATGAACATGAGTGTAGTGGATTCCCTGCAGATAAGCGGAGAAGATATCGATTCGGTTGTTGAGGCCGAAAGAAAGGAGCTGGAAAGAAGAGAAGAACTGTACCGAAAAGGTAAAGCTAAACTGGATGTTACCGGCAGGACTGCGATTCTGATCGATGACGGACTTGCCACGGGTGCTACCATGAAGGCAGCAGTTCAGGCCTTAAGAGCACAGAAACCTGAAAATATAGTCGTTGCAGTCCCGACTGCTTCAAAAGAAGCCTGCGAGGAATTTGCAGCAGATGTTGACAAAACTGTCTGCCTTACAACACCAGAGCCATTCTATGGAGTTGGTGCATGGTATGAGGACTTCGCCCAGACCAGTGACCGGGAGGTCTGTGATCTCCTCAAAAAAGCAGAGGACATGAACAGATAG
- a CDS encoding dienelactone hydrolase family protein has protein sequence MNQTEENHVTINLEKVTLEGNLDIPDSAKGIVIFAHGSGSSRFSPRNRFVADYLQKQGLATLLFDLLTREEDEIDRLTAHLRFNIELLAERLVAVTDWISMNPDTSELDIGYFGASTGAAAALYAASERAERTKAVVSRGGRPDLADRVLGDVKAPTLLIVGSMDSAVIDMNKWALERLNSEKEMKLVSGATHLFEEPGTLEEAARLAGEWFVKYMGRNKLEK, from the coding sequence ATGAACCAAACTGAAGAAAACCATGTTACCATCAATCTGGAAAAGGTCACCCTTGAAGGAAACCTGGATATTCCGGATTCTGCAAAAGGAATTGTGATCTTTGCGCATGGAAGCGGAAGCAGCAGGTTTAGTCCGAGAAACAGGTTCGTGGCCGATTATCTGCAGAAACAGGGACTTGCAACACTGCTGTTCGACCTGCTGACCCGTGAAGAGGATGAGATCGACCGCCTCACTGCACATCTTCGTTTCAATATAGAATTACTTGCCGAGCGTCTTGTCGCGGTCACTGACTGGATTAGCATGAACCCTGATACATCTGAACTGGATATAGGTTATTTTGGTGCAAGTACCGGGGCTGCGGCTGCTCTTTATGCTGCCAGTGAGCGAGCTGAAAGAACAAAGGCCGTGGTTTCCAGGGGAGGAAGACCGGATCTCGCAGACAGGGTACTGGGAGATGTAAAGGCACCCACTTTACTGATAGTTGGAAGTATGGACAGTGCGGTTATAGATATGAACAAATGGGCTCTGGAGAGACTGAATTCTGAGAAGGAGATGAAACTGGTCAGTGGAGCCACCCATCTTTTCGAAGAGCCTGGCACACTGGAAGAGGCAGCAAGGCTGGCAGGAGAATGGTTTGTAAAATATATGGGTCGAAATAAACTGGAAAAATAA
- a CDS encoding ATP-binding protein, translating to MTAIVDKDLCTGCGACVDSCPVEAISMNDQDLAEVDAEACVDCGDCVEICPVEAISLE from the coding sequence ATGACAGCTATTGTTGATAAAGATCTATGTACAGGATGCGGAGCATGTGTTGATTCATGTCCCGTTGAAGCAATTTCAATGAATGACCAGGACCTTGCCGAAGTCGATGCAGAAGCCTGCGTGGACTGCGGTGACTGTGTCGAGATTTGCCCGGTTGAAGCCATTTCACTGGAATAA
- a CDS encoding sensor histidine kinase has product MLDIDNQKISKSFAHTDVVVILLLGLCVLLLTAYLDLFETVLSFMQTHEKWELDEIFILSLYFSIALAFFSFRRWREAKNEIGKRIELEKQLIHAVHEAEHANQAKSEFLANMSHEIRTPLNSIIGFSDLLLEEIFGSLNEEQTRHVRNISSSGKHLLELINQILDIAKVESGQMKLNRETFRVADTLEEVKTVLYPLASKKNIKLTFTSDDGATEINADKLKLKQIIFNLASNAIKFTPENGRVDIGMMISDGMLTVMVADTGIGIKKSEQDDIFEPFKQAGQMSNKEYQGTGLGLSIVREFVELHKGRIWVESDPGIGSTFIFEIPVHSEE; this is encoded by the coding sequence ATGCTTGATATTGATAATCAGAAGATATCCAAAAGTTTTGCGCACACAGATGTAGTAGTTATACTACTGCTAGGTTTGTGTGTTCTGCTTCTTACAGCTTATCTGGATCTATTTGAAACTGTCCTGTCCTTTATGCAGACTCACGAGAAATGGGAACTTGATGAGATCTTTATTCTTTCATTATATTTTTCAATAGCTCTGGCCTTTTTTTCTTTCAGGAGATGGAGGGAAGCAAAAAACGAGATTGGAAAAAGGATAGAACTGGAAAAACAGCTTATACACGCTGTTCATGAGGCTGAACACGCCAACCAGGCAAAGAGCGAGTTCCTTGCAAACATGAGCCATGAGATTCGCACCCCTCTAAATTCCATAATAGGTTTTTCCGATCTGCTTCTTGAGGAAATATTCGGGAGTCTCAATGAAGAGCAGACACGTCATGTCAGGAATATCTCTTCAAGCGGAAAACATCTGCTGGAGCTGATAAACCAGATACTTGATATTGCAAAGGTCGAGTCCGGCCAGATGAAACTGAACCGGGAAACATTCCGTGTAGCAGATACACTGGAAGAGGTTAAGACAGTATTATACCCTCTTGCCTCAAAGAAGAATATAAAGCTGACATTCACTTCTGATGACGGAGCTACTGAGATAAATGCAGATAAACTGAAACTAAAGCAGATCATTTTCAATCTAGCGAGCAATGCAATCAAGTTCACACCTGAGAACGGCCGTGTGGATATCGGAATGATGATATCGGATGGCATGCTTACCGTAATGGTAGCTGATACCGGAATCGGAATAAAGAAATCAGAACAGGATGACATCTTCGAACCATTCAAACAGGCCGGTCAGATGAGCAATAAAGAGTATCAGGGCACAGGACTGGGGCTTTCCATTGTCAGGGAATTCGTGGAGCTGCATAAAGGACGTATCTGGGTGGAAAGTGATCCCGGAATCGGATCCACATTTATTTTTGAGATTCCCGTGCACTCAGAAGAGTGA